In one Aphelocoma coerulescens isolate FSJ_1873_10779 chromosome 20, UR_Acoe_1.0, whole genome shotgun sequence genomic region, the following are encoded:
- the TRPC4AP gene encoding short transient receptor potential channel 4-associated protein — MLAGLRSPRLRTRRSGPRGGLAVCVPSAEAMAAVAGGGTGPGSGSGGARAATTNILAQLRHGQLSGRGLTRGAQITEALLKERDKQAKWNGIPLLLQKLYEHSHPNSDFSQCQSILKEISPLLSMEAMVYVTEDRKAAQESSFPNTYTFDLFGGVDLLVEILMRPTLITQKKKQKISDDLIKDCLSILYNTCICTEGVTRRLAERNDFVLFLFTLMTNKKTFLQTATLIEDILGVKKEMIQLDDIPNLASLVSSFDQQQLANFCRILAVTISELDTGSDDKHTLLAKNAQQKKNLGPSRAEINQATLLNIPGFIERLCKLATRKVSETTGTSSFLQELEEWYTWLDNALVLDALMRVANEEAEQSSTESSDESGLANTSTRTQLPQSMKIMHEIMYKLEVLYVLCVLLMGRQRNQVHKMIAEFRLIPGLNNLFDKLIWRKHSASALVLHGHNQNCDCSPDITLKIQFLRLLQSFSDHHENKYLLLNSQELNELSAISHKANIPEVDAVVNTDRSLVCDGKRGLLTRLLQVMKKEPAESSFRFWQARAVESFLRGTTSYADQMFLLKRGLLEHILYCIVDSECKSRDVLQSYFDLLGELMKFNIDAFKRFNKYINTDEKFQIFLNQINSSLVDSNMLVRCITLSLDRFENQSDAKVAEVLSECRLLSYMSQMSMRMSFLFRLINIIHVQTLTQENVSCLNTSLVILMLARRKEKLPFYLRTLQQMEYTEKYPGFILNNFHSLLRFWQQHYLNKDKDSTCLENSSCISFTYWKETVSILLSPDRTSPCAIVSYIDEAYMDIDRDFSEE; from the exons ATGTTGGCCGGGCTCCGTTCCCCGCGGCTGCGCACAAGGCGGAGCGGGCCGAGGGGAGGGCTCGCTGTTTGTGTCCCCAGCGCGGAGGCCATGGCGGCCGTGGCGGGGGGCGGCACCGGgcccggctccggctccggcgGGGCCCGCGCCGCGACCACCAACATCTTGGCACAGCTGCGGCACGGGCAGCTCAGCGGCCGCGGGCTGACTCGCGGGGCGCAG ATCACAGAGGCCTTGTTGAAGGAAAGAGATAAACAAGCAAAATGGAATGGGATCCCCTTGCTGTTGCAGAAGCTGTATGAGCACAGCCACCCAAACAGCGACTTCTCCCAGTGCCAAAGCATCCTAAAG GAAATTTCTCCACTCCTTTCAATGGAAGCCATGGTTTATGTCACAGAAGACAGAAAAGCTGCTCAAGAGTCCAGTTTCCCAAACACATACACATTTGACTTGTTTGGAGGAGTCGAT CTTTTAGTAGAAATTCTCATGAGACCAACTCTTATTACccagaaaaagaagcagaaaa TAAGTGATGACCTCATCAAGGACTGTTTAAGCATACTGTACAACACCTGTATATGT ACGGAAGGAGTCACGAGGCGACTGGCGGAGAGAAACGACTTTGTGTTGTTCCTGTTTACACTGATGACAAACAAAAAGACATTCCTACAAACTGCAACGCTCATTGAAGATATCCTGGGAGTTAAAAAG GAAATGATCCAGCTGGATGATATTCCCAACCTGGCAAGCCTGGTGTCCAGCTTtgaccagcagcagctggccAACTTCTGCAGGATCCTGGCTGTCACCATCTCAGAGCTCGACACGGGCAGTGATGACAAGCACACTCTTCTGGCCAAAAAtgcccagcagaaaaaaaacttgGGCCCTTCCCGAGCTGAAATTAATCAAG caacaCTTCTGAATATTCCAGGCTTCATCGAGCGATTGTGCAAGCTGGCCACACGGAAGGTGTCTGAAACAACAGGGACTTCCAgcttcctgcaggagctggaagagTGGTACACCTGGCTGGACAATGCACTCGTGCTGGATGCACTGATGAGAGTGGCAAATGaggaggcagagcagagcagtacAG AGTCTTCAGATGAGAGTGGGCTGGCCAACACCTCCACAAGAACACAGCTGCCCCAGTCCATGAAGATCATGCACGAGATCATGTACAAGCTGGAGGTGCTCTATGTTCTCTGTGTGCTGCTCATGGGCAGGCAGAGGAATCAG GTTCATAAAATGATAGCAGAGTTCAGACTCATTCCTGGCCTCAATAACCTGTTTGACAAACTCATCTGGAGGAAGCACTCGGCCTCAGCCCTGGTTCTGCACGGACACAACCAGAATTGTGATTGCAGCCCG GACATTACTTTAAAGATACAATTCTTGAGGCTTCTTCAGAGTTTCAGTGACCACCATGA GAACAAGTACCTCCTTCTGAACAGCCAGGAACTGAATGAGCTGAGTGCAATCTCCCATAAAGCCAACATCCCTGAAGTGGATGCAGTTGTCAACACTGACAG GAGTCTTGTCTGTGATGGGAAGAGAGGTTTGTTGACCAGATTGCTTCAGGTCATGAAGAAGGAACCAGCAGAATCCTCCTTCAG GTTTTGGCAGGCAAGGGCGGTTGAAAGTTTTCTGCGAGGCACCACCTCCTATGCAGACCAGATGTTCCTGCTCAAGAGAGGACTCCTGGAG CATATTCTCTACTGCATTGTTGATAGTGAGTGCAAGTCACGGGATGTGCTTCAGAGTTACTTTGACCTTCTGGGAGAGCTGATGAAATTCAACATTGATGCATTTAAGAGGTTCAACAAGTACATCAACACAGATGAGAAg TTccagatatttttaaatcagATCAACAGCTCTTTGGTGGACTCAAACATGCTCGTTCGCTGCATCACGCTGTCCTTGGACCGGTTTGAGAATCAGTCTGATGCTAAAG TTGCAGAAGTCCTGTCCGAGTGCCGCCTGTTGTCCTACATGTCCCAGATGTCCATGAGGATGTCCTTCCTTTTCCGTCTCATTAATATTATCCATGTACAGACACTTACACAG GAAAATGTCAGTTGTTTGAACACAAGTTTAGTTATCCTAATGCTGGCCCgaaggaaagaaaagctccCTTTTTATCTGCGCACCTTGCAACAGATGGAATACACAGAAAAATACCCTGGCTTCATCCTGAACAACTTCCACAGTCTCCTGCGATTCTGGCAGCAGCATTACCTCAACAAGGATAAAGACAGCACCTGCTTAGAAAAT agctcctgtaTTAGTTTTACCTACTGGAAAGAGACTGTTTCGATACTGCTCAGTCCGGACCGGACGTCCCCCTGTGCCATAGTCAGCTACATCGACGAGGCGTACATGGACATTGACAGAGACTTTTCCGAGGAGTAA